The following coding sequences are from one Desulfurococcus sp. window:
- a CDS encoding ATPase, translated as MDPVSQGLAYFAASLPLIGGIMGSNMGMKHSAGVGASVLAEDPTQFKNVLILAALPMTQTFYGLIQMIYILLVYLPGHPEIDLVKALALLGVTLAGFTTEWLSAWYQGIICARGIIELPRTKGKNLVSSIVLAAYVELWGILGIVFTILGLSLIG; from the coding sequence CGCTGCATCCCTACCATTAATTGGAGGTATTATGGGTTCTAACATGGGTATGAAGCACTCAGCAGGTGTTGGGGCATCAGTGCTAGCTGAGGATCCAACACAGTTCAAGAATGTTTTAATCCTGGCTGCACTACCAATGACGCAGACATTCTACGGTCTAATACAAATGATATACATTCTACTAGTATACCTGCCAGGCCACCCTGAGATAGATCTTGTTAAAGCACTCGCCTTACTTGGCGTGACGCTAGCTGGATTTACAACAGAGTGGCTATCAGCATGGTATCAGGGTATAATCTGTGCTCGAGGTATAATCGAGCTACCTAGAACTAAAGGGAAGAACCTTGTTAGCTCGATAGTTCTAGCAGCCTACGTAGAACTCTGGGGTATACTCGGCATAGTATTCACCATACTAGGTTTATCTCTGATTGGGTGA
- a CDS encoding V-type ATP synthase subunit E produces MPESVEDVKTRLLQEAEERARRIVEDAKAEAERILRSAEEKWKARAEEEKRRILGKAEREAGIILSEAVRDARLLVASEMEKILREIIEEARSIVRNRGFSVEDSLRNLIAESLRLADSPRRIVVSRVDFEVAKKIVSEAGLKNVVVEPGDIDGGVIVESASGVVVDNTYESRLREFQKKNLNSLRRILWG; encoded by the coding sequence TTGCCGGAATCCGTGGAGGACGTTAAGACAAGACTACTCCAGGAGGCTGAGGAGAGAGCCAGGCGGATAGTTGAGGATGCAAAGGCTGAAGCCGAGAGGATATTGAGGAGTGCTGAGGAGAAGTGGAAGGCTAGAGCAGAGGAGGAGAAGCGGAGAATACTGGGTAAGGCTGAGAGAGAGGCAGGCATAATACTCTCTGAAGCTGTGAGGGATGCAAGACTACTGGTTGCCAGCGAGATGGAGAAGATCTTAAGGGAGATCATTGAGGAGGCACGCAGCATAGTGAGGAATCGCGGGTTCAGTGTTGAAGACTCTCTTAGAAACCTTATAGCTGAATCATTACGCTTAGCGGATTCACCTAGAAGGATAGTTGTCAGTAGAGTTGACTTTGAAGTAGCCAAAAAGATTGTCAGCGAGGCAGGCTTAAAGAATGTGGTGGTTGAACCCGGAGATATTGATGGAGGCGTAATAGTTGAATCAGCGAGCGGCGTAGTAGTAGATAACACCTATGAGTCGAGGCTTAGAGAGTTCCAGAAGAAGAATCTGAATTCACTTAGGAGAATCCTGTGGGGATGA